In the genome of Synechococcus sp. CB0101, the window GGGAATCAGCAACAGATCTGTGTGAACAGTCGGAGCGGAGAGCTCAGCAGAGCAGGCCTCAGTTGGCCGTGCCCTCGCCGTCGGCGTGCTGCTTGAGCGCGCGGGCAAGACCGGAGGGAACTTCGTTGATGCCCACAGCCACCTTGGTGGCCACAGCGTTGATCGCACCAGCGATCTGCGCCATGAGCACCTCCTTGGAGGGCAGATCCCCAATCGCCTTGATCTCGGATTGCGAGAGGAGCTTGCCTTCGAAAAGACCGCCCTTCGTTTCCGATTTCTTGGTGTCCTTCTGGAAAGCCTGAACGGCCTTCACGGCACCACCCACGTCGCCCTTAACGAGCACGAAGGCGTTGGTACCGGTGAGGAGGGAATCAAGTTCCGACCAAGCGCTGTTGCCATCAATGGCACGGCGCATCAAGGTGTTTTTGGTCACCTTGCACACACCGTTGCTGGCCTGCAGACGGGTCCGCAGGTCAGACATCTCCTTGATGGACAGGCCCTTGTAATCAAGAACCAGCGCCATTTCGGCCTC includes:
- the rplJ gene encoding 50S ribosomal protein L10; amino-acid sequence: MGRTLENKQQIVEELKQLLGEAEMALVLDYKGLSIKEMSDLRTRLQASNGVCKVTKNTLMRRAIDGNSAWSELDSLLTGTNAFVLVKGDVGGAVKAVQAFQKDTKKSETKGGLFEGKLLSQSEIKAIGDLPSKEVLMAQIAGAINAVATKVAVGINEVPSGLARALKQHADGEGTAN